The sequence GATGGCGACCAATCCAAAGGAAGCGAGGTTCatgaagatgcaagaatcggcacgaaaggaggtcgaacgtgcctttggagtgcttcaagctcgatggggaatcattcgaagtcaTGCACGAGGTTGGTACGTCGACAATCTCAAGAAAATCatgatgtgttgcatcattctccacaacatgattatTGAGAACGAAGGTGAAAGAGCTGcccattggagagatgacgatgCAGGACACGGGGTGTCTAGCAGTGACTCGTCCCAGAGTGCTCGAGCAACACCGATTTGCTTCGAGGAATACGTGCAAAGAGATGCAATTCTTCGAGATAGACAGATACATGTTCAGCTCCAACGTGATTTGATCAAGCACATTtaggcacgtttcggacctctagagTCGAAATAGTTGTTTTAGGatgtctttaaatttttaagatttacgtaatttttttatgtaatttttaggattttaaaattaataaaatttaaatttgaagtaaattgtgttatttaaatttgtgcaatcaaatttaaatgaaaaatacaaaaatcaaaactaaaaaaagcAGGTCAGCTATCATGTCATCCCACTGCAGCCTCCTTGAcccaatgtggtcccccctctATCAGGTCAtccccactgtggatgctctaagtttCTTCTTTAATTTGCATTATTACTGACATTGTTGTACTGTCTTTAGGGACTTGAGAATGCAGTCTCTAACTTGGCTCCAAGGGCAGAACATAGAAATTGTGCAAGACATGTGTACATGAATTGGAAGAAAGCTAACAAGGGTATTACTTTTAAGAACATGTTCTGGAAAGCTGCTAGGAGCACCAATGAGGAGGAATTCAAGATTGATGTCCAAGAATTGAAGCAAGAGAACTCAACAACATACGATGACTTCATGATAAGGGACTTTCACGAGTTTTGTAAGGCATTTCTTTCAACTAATGCTCGTAGTGACATGATAGATAACAACATCAGTGAAACTTTCAACGGTTATATATTGAATGTTAGAGAAAAGCATATTATTCACATGTGTGAAGAAATTAGGACTTCACTGATGGTTAGACAAGTTAAGAAATATAAAGAGATGTCTTCGGTTGATGATAGAATCTGTCCAGCTGTTAGGAAGCAACTTGAGAAGATGAGAGAGTATAGTGCAGATTGTCATACGTTTCCTGCCTTAGGTGGCAAGTTTGAAGTGCATATAGAAGCAGAtaattttattgtaaatttagcTGGGAGGTCATGTACTTATAGGGTGTGGGATCTTACGGGTATTCCGTGTATACATGCCATCTCTGCACTGCATATGAGACTAGGCTAGAACTTGTGAGAGGTGCTAATATGTGGCCTGAGGTAGTGGGTTCCATTGTGAAGCCTCCAGAAGTTAGAAAAATGCCTGGGAGACCTAAAAAAAGAGAAGACGAGATCCTGAGGAAAATAATCCCCACAAATTGAACAAGCATAGTGTTAGGATGACTTGTAGAAAGTGTCATCAAGAAGGGCATAACATCAGGGGATGTAAGAATGAAGTTTTGCATAAACCACCACCAGAAAAGGTAAACATGTATTAATTGATTTATGTTAACAATTCTATTTGGTGTTATGAGGTATAACttaatactccccccgtcccacttcaattggcacacttgtcttttttgtttgtcccacttcaattgacactttccaaaaatagcatgtggtccctaccttctctacacacattaaacaaatggtccccacccactttacacacctaaccctttattcttaatctacGTGCCCGAAGTAAAAGTGTCAactgaagtgggacggagggagtatatttttcagAGGAGAAGAGGCAGGCCATCTAAAAAATCAAGCAACATCTCACAACAATCAAGGGCGGCTACTACATCAAGTTCAAGGGGACAGAGCACGATCGTGAATGAGATTTCACATACTCAAGAAAGTAGAATTTAGGCTTGATAATAGGCATTTTACTACATTGTTTTTGTAAGCATTATGGTGCATTTACATCTGCACTACTTTGGTTTTTGACATGTCTACTACGCATCTGCATCTGTTAAGTCAAGCTACAaggaagttttgattttttttcttttctttatgttCTGTTTTTTGAAATTGTGATAAGAGACAAGTCTGTGCAATTTGTAATTCTACCTGTTCAGATTTCTTCTTTGTTTAAGTTAAGCTACAAGTCTGTTCAATTTTTGAGTTGTTCAGTTTGTAATTCGACatcttcatatttttttttctttgtttatgtTCTGTTCTGTTCTTTAATTTTATGTTGTATTATGctctcaaaataaaaaagaaatccGTGTTGTattaatgaaaatttatttaatcTCTTTAGCTTATATATATTTGATCTCTCACAAATGGCTTACTTTGGACGCTTGGCATCTATAGGCATGGTGGATATATTTTTAGTTGTTTTTTATGGGTGTTGAAACTTGAAACTCACTTATATATTTATTACTTTTCATTgaaaatatgaagggaaattTCGATTACTatattgcatacttaattttttattaggaAAGCATAATCATAAGCTTTACATTTCTGCTGCAAGGAGGTCTGACCGTTGTTTACAATCTTGCGCCATTGTTTACATTTCTACTATAAGAAGGTCCTAACAATATTGACAATCTTTGACAATGAGGTCTGACTATGTTTCTCTCTCAAttatttggccattttttataattatgctGCAAATTTCCTTATCTTTAGCATTGGAGCTTCATCTCTTTATTTCTCTTAGTATATTTAAGAATTGGATTATGTTATGGTATGCGGGAACACTGCAAAACTTGGAGAACAAATATTGACACAAATATGGATTCTGAAATGCAgtctttcaatttttgaaaaaaatgattGTTAGTGACTTTTTATTTGTGGTTCCACGTTCTCTTATATGGTGCACAAGTGGTTTCTTGGAAGAATAAGAGAAGACATTGAGCAGTAAGGTGAGCTTTCAAGTTTATGAACGACATAGTTGCATTATGCAGATCAAGATTGTTTTGAGAGAGAAGAAATTGAGGAAGAAAATGAAAGATTTTTTAGAGAGGGGAAATGGGGAAAGAAATTGGGATTCATTAGCTGTATAAAAACAAGGAAACGAGAGAGAgactaaattaatttttaagagAGAGAACGAggaagattaattaatttacgtgtttaattatttttgagaCACCTGTGTGTGCCAGATCATAAATAATATTGCCACGTCAACTGTGTTTTGGGGGTAATTCATTGTTGGgtgcaaaatgagaaaactATATAACAAAGTTTAGGTATTTATATGCTGAAATTGAAGTATGggtgcaaaatgagaaaatgagtaaagtttAGAAATTTACGGGCCATTACCcctatcttttatttatttttttcacgtATGTATGCCATGATTCCAGCCTACTacgttttcaattttttattcttCATTTAAAAATCGTGTCACGAtagattcaaattcaaaaattctaatcttaagtatTAATTACTTAATTACTTTGTTGCTTGACCAACATACGTacacaaatttattttatacattaagTAATTAAAGGTTAATTATGAAATTTGTCACAATCTTTATTCATTTTATCGATCTGATTTCACTCTTTGAAATTTATCTCAATTTGCATCATGTTAATCTATCAACAGTGCTCTTTTCGACGACCAAATTGTGATGTGTCACATCGGAGGTTGAAATTTCACTTTTGAAATTTGTACCAATCTAATCGAAATTGGGTGAATCGGCTCAAAACCGACCTGTGGTCAACGGTTCAGGCTCCGAACCAGTTACCATGGGCTGGAACCGAAACCCTGAAATACCATATCCGATTAAGGGCCATAATTTCTTGAATTGAAAATTGGCGGTTTATCATGGGCCGAAAACGGCCGGTTAACCGCCTAAAACTTaatgggttttttttttttttttaaattcaaaatttaaattagtTATTAGTCTTTAGAGTTTAGACAGTTTAGTAATAGTAGTTTAGACAGTTTAGTGTAATACTAGTAAAATTGTTTAGTAAAGGGTGAGATTTTTATGTAGCActttctataaaataaataagttaagtatcaaagctcataaaaaaataagttttatagcATATTCTCTCTCAATATCTAATGGTCCCCACATATatcacttctctctctcaatatgtaataaaaaaaattattaaaaatgtcCACATCCCCACAAAATCTCGGCCACAACACTTCAAATGAAAAAGTAAGTCAATTTTCGAATCTTCTATCAAAATCAATTTTGTCCTATATtgtctttttctctctcttcctacACGAACCCTAGCCTCCCGTGTATGCACAGAATTTTCACGCCTCTCACTCTTTTGCTCAAGAAAATTTCCAAGTGAAACCGTGTGTGCACACCATTTCCCTCTCTTGTACAAGCTCAAATTTCACCCAATTTGAGAGCAAAATTTCACCCAATTTCACGTCTCTCACTATTTTCTACAAACTACCTACCGTGTGTGTACCGTGTGTGGTTTGAAAGTTGAAACCCCAAAGCCGTGTACTCCATAATAGAGCAAAAACAAACAGGAAACCGTGTACCCCAATACATCAACTGAATATACAAACATGCTAAAAATAACATCAAAATCATATTCAACCCAACCGTGTACAACAAATTCGaccaccgtgtacaaccgtgtacacaACCGTGTACACGGAAACCCTAACAGTGTACAGCAGAACACTAAGGGTTCAAAAATAAGGTAATTTGCGTACAGAGTGTTTTTTTATGCCGTTTTTTAGtccaaaacatgtaataagtcatatatataacataattattgaaataaacaacaaaaaatcactaaaactcaaaccgtgtacaaccgtgtactcaAGAACACCAACCGTGTATagccgaaatttaaaaaaaaaatgtatttcaCATACCTTATGTAATACAAGCctttagatgattttttttttaattcggaGAAACCGTGTACTACCGTGTATGTGTTTCGAgaggattttcttcttctttcttgttcAAATGGGTGATGAATGAACATTTGGTTGGTATTCTTCATTAACTACCTACCAGCAACCGTGTACGGACCAATTAAGTTCGAAAATTTAAGGTTGTTTCCTTAACAAGTGTGTATGACTTTGAGTTGGTATAAATGCACCCAACAACCGGGTGATATGGTTTTAATTCCCACATAAAATCACCCATAAATCATACACAAGATATCAGCCTATGGGAATCAAAATTTCTCACATAAAATAACGCCTCATTTTAACGTGAATAGAGAGCGAACGTGAATAGAGAGCGAATCAGATTTTGGTTTTACTTtccttatttttaaataaaaaataactaatatGTCACTATCATTCACTTTATTGACTTGTACTTGTGTACTTTAGGTCAAATgtgctacaaaacttatttttttatgagctttgatacttaacttatttattttatcaaaaatgctACTACTATGTATTGTCACTTTAGTAAATTTGgtttacttatttaattttataatttaaagatTGTAATTTACTTGTCCATGTAAATTTTTACTttgaatttaataaaaatacaaattttattacattttgGGTGTTCATGTCTAATAATTTTGTTtcgtttataatttttttttcaacaatttcGTTACATGTAATATAAAAatgtaatttcataaaaaaatatactcaatgcataaaataataataataaaaaattacaaaaaccaTCGATTTGATTATTGAACCAACGGTTTCTGGCGCAACCCAGAACCGTCGGTTCAAGGCCTGGAATCAGCCCTTCTCTCTGTCTATACGAGTCGATTCAGGCTCAGAATCAGTGGTGTCCGGTCTGTGGACAATACTaattcaaaatacataaataaataattaaaaagttaaaaaagtgaaaagtgaaagaatgaaaaaaaaaaacaaaaaaaagacaATGATGGCCATTTTATGGCAAATAATGATAATGATGCACACACGTGCTGCCACGTCTAGAGTAGTCTGATATGTGTATCTAATTATACCAACCTtgttataaaattgatatcaccTGTAATATAAGGGAAAAAACTATATTTCATCGGCGCCTTTATTTTTTCGTTATAAATCATAAATAACGACATCCAACTAAAAATTATTGGAAAAAAAACATCTAACTTAAGAagttattattataataataaaatttgaattccaCAATTAGCATTTACACACGATAACGTGGAAAAAGATACCAAATCAGAATCAGGATTATAATGATAAAAAAagtgagtaattgttgttaGGAAATCTGAAAATAAGTTGGTTACAACGGTCAATGGAATTTGGAGGAGGACCCCATTGTAATTTTCCACCATAATGATGATCTCACAATTTCTTTTTCATGGCTGGTGAAATGGCGATCATGATTCATAATCATCTGCGTACCTTCTTTCTCCTGCTTTTCTCTCTGCCTTCCATCCGGTAACTTTTCTTCCTTCTCcgcatttctcattttttttctttcctgaATAAAGAGTTGATCGTTTAGAGGTAATTTTCttcaaatgttgatgaaatGCCATGGATGATTAAGTTTTGCAATTTCTGAATTCTCTAGTTTTGATATTTCTATGAATGGTTTCTTGATAGTTCTGATTAACGGATTGTGTTTTATTAATTGGAGATTGGTGCATTGCTGATTGATCTAGGGTTCCTTTCTCATTTTGCTTCTGTTTTATTCGGTTGAGATTGTGAATTTGAATACGTGCGCCTCTTGGTGGTGAATGTGGAAAAAtctgtaatttttattttatttttattttgcctCTGTTTTGTTCGGTTGAGATTGGagtttgattgtgaatttgaataCGTGCTCCTCTTGGTagtaaatttgtattttgtttcCCATGCATTTCGTGAAAAGCTTTGCTTTTCCCTACAATTTTAAATGGAGGATTTCATGATGTGGCCTATCTTTAGATTGATGCTGAGTCTGCTGTTGTTATCTTCCTTTACATTGATGTGTTCATTGTATAGATTGATTACAGGTAATGGTAGGGAGAAAAGCGTTCGTTGTAGGATTCGATTAGTTGCGAGTTTTTGGTGATCCTGGAGGTCATATTGTTGCCATGGCTGCTGGAATTTCGTTTTCGAGGAAGAGGAAGATCAATGGATTTATGAGTGTCTTGTCATCCGCTGCATGTGAATGGTTCTTGATGTTCTTGCTATTTGTCGATGCAGCATTTTGGTATCTGCTCCTAAAATTTGCTCGCTATTGTGAACTGGAAACACCTTGTCTGTTATGCTCGAGGCTTGATCATGGTTTGGGAAAAAAGAAACCTGCATTATGTTGGAGCTTATTGTGCAGTGAGCACAGAGAAGAGATATCTTCACTAGTGTCTTGTTCTGTCCATTGTAGATTTGCTGATGTTCATAGCATGTGTGAAGAGTGTCTCACATCGAGTGCTATGCAGAAAAAATCGAGCTCCTCTGAAAACATGATTTGTTCCTGCTGCAGCATCGCGGTGAGGGCTAAATCTAATGCTGAAAGATTGGTAGAACTTGACCCCCTTGGTTTTGGGGTTTCTAGGGGTAACGTCAGGCTGCCTCTGCCTCGTACCCCAAGTTCGAGTCATTTCAGTCGTAGAGATAGCTTAAAAAGGCTTAGAGATAAGTTCGCAGGGACAATGGCAAATCAACCAGCTCGGGGAAATAGTGTTGGTGCTGATACAATGTCTACTGTAGCGTATACAAAGCTGAAATTGTCCTCTGATTCTGAGTCTGAATTTGCACATtcagaagatgatgatgatgtgaaCACTGATTCTGGTGTTAACAACTTTGGCACCCTGGAGCATGATATTGAACAAAGCATGCACGAACCACCATCTGATAGCAGTGCTCTAAAGTGCCAGACGGGTCAAGGTTTTGAAGCGAAATCTTTAGCTCTTGATCCGCCTAGTATGATTAAAACAAGAGAGCACAAGGATGGCGATACTTTGTCATCTGATGCCAATACAGAGCATTTTGCGGATCTTGATCAGGAAGAAGAGTCTTATTATAAACGTAGTTCATCTTTGACACGAAAGCTAATTTCTTTATGTGATAGTTTCTCACCACGTGATGGTGCTGTTGGGGCATTAGCAGTGACATCTGAATCCAGTGTTCCTCACACGCCAGCCATCTCTGTACCATCTGAGGTTATTTCTGTATGCAGTGTTCCTCCATTATCCAATGACACAACACCAGAAAAAGGTaagctcttcttcttcctcctacGCCCCATCTCCCTTTTCCATAAGTGTATACAAGCATTCACACTGTCTGCAGAAAGCATGACTTTCTATCATTATATATAGCCCaaagttcaattttttttattatcctAAGCTGACTTGTTTAATGCCTTTGCAGCAGAAGACACTGGGGAAACCAGTGAGAATGTAGAACCATCTGAGGCCAGACATGTAAGAGCTACTGTAGGGACTTATTCGGATGAAACTCGTTTGTCAGAGGAAAATGATACACATCATAGTGATGCTTCAATTCATGCTGATGAAACTCTACAACTATCATCTAGGAATGCTTTTAAGCCAACAGAGACCCGTGGTTCTGCTAAAATTGAAGATGTAGCTGCAGTATCTACTTCTGCTGTGGACATATTACCAGAAGAACCCAGTCATAGAGCTCATCATAAACGAGGTGAATTTAGGATAGGAGAATCTCCTTATTCTCAGGTACTTCCATTTGCAGCCTTATCAGAGAATAAGGACTCCTCATATATATCTGTGGATGAAATCACTGTGAGTGACATTGAAGGTGAAAGTATGGTTGATCAGCTAAAACGACAGGTTGAGCATGATCACAACTGCCTGAATTCTTTGTACAAGGaattggatgcagaaagaaatgCTGCTGCTATTGCAGCAGAAGAAGCAATGGCTATGATTACAAGATTGCAGGAGGAGAAGGCAGCATTACGTATGGAGGCATTGCATTACCTACGGATGATGGAGGAGCAAGCAGCATATGATACGCAGGCACTGGAAAAAGCTAATGATCTTCTTGCTGAAAGGGAGAGGGAATTGCAAGACTTGGAATATGAGTTAGAATCTTATAGAAATAACTTCCTTGATGAGCCAGATGAAGATGATAGACAAGAGACCTCAGATCTGGACAATCAAACTACAGCCCAAACAGAAACAAGTCCTGGGGCTTCTAGCAACTCCAAAGCTGATAAAATCTTGAGACCACCCTATGGCAACTGCAAACCTACTAGTGGCTCGGTATCAAGCTTTGAGGATGAAAATATATACTCTGGCAATGTTTGAAGAAGTTGGAGGAGCTCCATCAAGCTCATTTTAGTAGAAACTTAAATGAAATGCCTCATGGCCCATGTTCTAGAAAGATTAAGTAGAGGTTGACAATCTTGAATTTAACTCACAAACAAGAAAAATTTAGATCAGGAGAATGAAGAGAATAGTTCTGTTGTGCAAAAAGTCATTTCTATATCTATTCAAAAACTGCACTCCCAACTCATGACAGAGAAAATTCACATTGAACTCAAAAGGCGATGACCATCCAGCCAGATTTTCATCTGTCGATATCAAAGTAAGTTTTACCTTTAGATACTATATTGCTAAGTTTATGTACAATCCTCACTCCAATATATATTATCATTGCAAACGATTAGTCTTGGCTCGAATGTTTGCTACCTCTAAAACATAGATTATCATTTTGATTTAGTTTTCTGATTCTAATGATTAACATTATATAGGTCACAGAGTACATTGGAAGTTCCTTTTCATAGGCTATCACACTACGAACGAACTGGTAGTGCCATAGTGTTCTTTGTAATCCATTTTGAGAACTCTCGTTGAACTTAATAAGATTACAAAGAATGATCattcattttaaatcaaatttgcAGTGCCATACTAGTATCCAGAGCATGAAAATGAATGGTAATTATAATCATCACATGGCTGGAATTTGGCTCCAATATACTAAAGAAAAGCCTTTTTATATTTAAACTGTTGCTACTTCTGCGGCTAGTCTCCTAAAATGCATCGATGAAAGCATTAGCACTTTAAGAACATCATTCTGAATGAATCTATCAGCTGAAGAAGATTTGCAACATCTTAAAGATGAAATTATATATCTATCATTATAATCTCTTTGGAAGATACTCTCTTTTTACTTATGAGGAGATCCTTATAAACTCTGATAATTTTAGTTCAAAATTAACTATCCACAACCATTATGA comes from Salvia miltiorrhiza cultivar Shanhuang (shh) chromosome 3, IMPLAD_Smil_shh, whole genome shotgun sequence and encodes:
- the LOC131014160 gene encoding probable myosin-binding protein 4 gives rise to the protein MAAGISFSRKRKINGFMSVLSSAACEWFLMFLLFVDAAFWYLLLKFARYCELETPCLLCSRLDHGLGKKKPALCWSLLCSEHREEISSLVSCSVHCRFADVHSMCEECLTSSAMQKKSSSSENMICSCCSIAVRAKSNAERLVELDPLGFGVSRGNVRLPLPRTPSSSHFSRRDSLKRLRDKFAGTMANQPARGNSVGADTMSTVAYTKLKLSSDSESEFAHSEDDDDVNTDSGVNNFGTLEHDIEQSMHEPPSDSSALKCQTGQGFEAKSLALDPPSMIKTREHKDGDTLSSDANTEHFADLDQEEESYYKRSSSLTRKLISLCDSFSPRDGAVGALAVTSESSVPHTPAISVPSEVISVCSVPPLSNDTTPEKAEDTGETSENVEPSEARHVRATVGTYSDETRLSEENDTHHSDASIHADETLQLSSRNAFKPTETRGSAKIEDVAAVSTSAVDILPEEPSHRAHHKRGEFRIGESPYSQVLPFAALSENKDSSYISVDEITVSDIEGESMVDQLKRQVEHDHNCLNSLYKELDAERNAAAIAAEEAMAMITRLQEEKAALRMEALHYLRMMEEQAAYDTQALEKANDLLAERERELQDLEYELESYRNNFLDEPDEDDRQETSDLDNQTTAQTETSPGASSNSKADKILRPPYGNCKPTSGSVSSFEDENIYSGNV